The Pelodiscus sinensis isolate JC-2024 chromosome 30, ASM4963464v1, whole genome shotgun sequence genome has a window encoding:
- the LOC102461603 gene encoding olfactory receptor 12D1-like: protein MGNQTDVSEFVLLGLTDAPALQCYFFALFLLLYMGNVMGNGAILAVVLAEPRLHTPMYFFLGNLSCLDIFFSTVTVPKMLAGFLSGRQAISFTGCLAQLHFFHFLGSCESILLAVMAYDRYVAICNPLRYTLVMSPRACLLLAVATWSSGFLHALMHTVMTSRLRFCGPNHVHHFFCDIKPLLSLACGSIYLNLTILNIVTGSIVVIAFSLTLLSYLYIISFLLLKVQSRESRQKAFSTCSSHLTVVTLLYVPVTFNFIVPSLGDSPQPDMIATLLYSTVTPVLNPLVYTLRNQEVKSALKKVVGRKLLCGRT, encoded by the coding sequence atggggaaccagaCAGATGTGAGTGAGTTTGTTTTGTTGGGCCTCACCGATGCGCCggcactgcagtgctatttctttgccctcttcctgctgctctaCATGGGCAACGTGATGGGGAATGGGGCCATCCTGGCCGTGGTGCTGGCTGAGCCCcggctccacacccccatgtacttcttcctgggcaacCTCTCCTGCCTGGACATCTTCTTCTCCACTGTCACCGTGCCCAAGATGCTGGCTGGCTTCCTCTCCGGGCGCCAGGCCATCTCCTTCAccggctgcctggcccagctccacTTCTTCCACTTCCTGGGTAGCTGTGAGTCCATTCTGCTGGCCGTCATGGCCTATGAccgctatgtggccatctgcAACCCACTGCGCTACACGCTGGTCATGAGCCCACGGGCCTGTCTGCTCCTGGCCGTGGCCACCTGGTCCAGCGGTTTCCTGCATGCCCTGATGCACACGGTCATGACCTCCCGGCTGCGTTTCTGTGGCCCcaaccatgtccaccacttcttctgtgacatcaaacccctgctgagcctggcctGCGGCAGCATCTACCTCAACCTGACGATACTCAACATCGTCACCGGCAGCATTGTCGTCATCGCCTTCAGCCTCACGCTGCTCTCCTACCTCTACATCATCTCCTTCCTGCTCCTGAAGGTGCAGTCGCGGGAGAGCAGGCAaaaggccttctccacctgctcctcccacctcacggTGGTGACTTTACTCTACGTGCCAGTCACCTTCAACTTCATAGTGCCCTCGCTGGGTGACTCCCCGCAGCCGGACATGATCGCCACCCTGCTGTACAGCACTGTCACCCCGGTCCTCAACCCCCTGGTCTACACCCTGAGGAACCAGGAGGTGAAGTCTGCCCTGAAGAAAGTGGTAGGAAGGAAACTGCTCTGTGGAAGGACATGA